The window GGATGCGTTACTTTGTGTGACTAATGGGCTTAATCTTGGGCTTCTAAGTTGATTTGTTCCAGTTACTGTTTCGTAACATGTAAAAGATAGGGAATTACATACGTACTTTCTGTATTTAATATTCGTTAACAACAGTAAATATcgaattataataaaaattgtttaCGTAACACAAACAGAAATTAATGGGCCTGGGTAATGTCTTGTTGGGCCGTATTTAAAATATTCTGCAACGGCTCTTAACGGCTAGTAACCTTTTTAGTTTCTTCTATAAAATTCACTTTCTCGCTTGATTCGGTCTCTCTCTTCTTTAATCATCGATAAAAGCAAAGAAACAAGATCGAAAAAGTTAGCGTTAAACAATCTCCACTTCTCTCTCCCACAAGAAACTGCTTCTTCTGACTTAGGTTTCGATTACAACCGTTCATCGTGAGATTCTTTGTTATTCTTTAATTTGTGGCTAATTGATTCATAAAGTTTTCAGATTTACAGAGGATCATTGTGTTTTAGGTTTTCTGGAGAAtcgaatttagggtttagggtttccaACTGATTGATTTTGACGATTGCTTCCATCTTATTGGTCCTTTTCTTGCAGATCTATGGCGAACATGAACACTCTTCAACAGATGATCTTCCCTGACGAGAACGCTCCGATTCATCGCAAAAGTAGTTAACtttactctctttctctctctcttttcagaAAAGTATATATGTGTTGATAGaatgttttgttctttttgttttatctcAGAGAGTGTTGCTGCTGCTTCTGTTAAGACCAAAGGAACTGTACTTGGTCAGAGGAAGAAACCTGTAGGAGCTCGTAAGGCTCTGAATGATATCACAAACAAGTCTGGTGCTCATCCCAAAGCTTCTTCTAAGAACAAGCAACTCGCGTCTGCTGCAAAGGGAGAAATCAACATAGCTGGAGAGATGTTCTTGCATGATCACAGCAAGTGCATCAAAGAGCAGCAGAGTCTCTGGGACGATCACTTCTCTGCTGACATTCTACTCCACCATGGTAAATAAACTAGATGTGTGTCTTTTAATAACCTCTGATGTCTTTGCTTTGTAAACTTGTGTTTTAAGcttgttctttttttgttttcacaGATTCTTCTAGCGTCAAGGGAAAGCATCCCAAGTATGACACAGAAATGGTACTTGACTCTTCTTATTCAATGTGTATCTCTGACTCTTTGAGTTATGAGAGGTTTTAATTTAAGTACTTACATGAATCTTTTTGTTGGTTACAGATGGATGGTAAGAACAATCTGACTTGTGAGGAACCAGAAGAGATTCCATCCCCCAAGCTGACTGATTGGCTCAAGAGCTCAACCCCCTGGCGCTCTCCAATACGTCATGGCTCTATGGTGATGCCTTCCACTCCTCTGGCTTGGCGGTTTGATTCAGATGAATTCACTCTCAAGGAAGACTTTGACGACTTCTTCTGAATGTCTGTTTCTTAAGTGTCTTTAAAAGCTTTTCATCCTTCGGATGAAGTAGCAGTAGTAGTAGTAGCAAGCAACTATCTTTTGTTTCAGCTCAACAATGCTTCAGTTCTTTATGTACTTAACAACTCTTGTGTCTATCACTCTCTTTAACTGATTTCATAAGTTGGAATCTTTTCAAGCGTATGAGCATTCTCATTGGCTGAGTTTCTGATTGACTTCAACATTTCATACAGTTTCCATGTACCAGTACCACCAATGTTTGAGACAGTCCTAAACATCGTATCCAATTCTCCGTTTACACATTCCACAAGCACTGTATCCAATGTTATCAACATCATTGCCATTATCCTTGACACTGCATTGACTCCTGATTCTTCTGACACAGTCTCCAGCTTCTTGTGAATGTTCCTTAACATATCCATTTGAGTCTTAAGGAACTGTGTCTTCTCTTTCTCAAGCTCCACCAATTGTTCAATTAAATTTATAGATAATCAAATGCTGATTATCAGCTGATTGGTGAAAAGATCAGTCTCAGATTAGTcgaaaacaataatatattgCCATCACTATGTGATGCTTGGTTCAATACCAAACAAAAAGTTGTTGTATAGATAATCAAATGCTGAGAAAACCAATGACTAATTAAGAATCTGGGACAAGTATTACATAACAATGGTGTTAAAGACTCTTGCTTAGGAGACAACAATTCAATAacaaagtagagagagagagagagaaaaaagctCCGAGAGAACGAACTACAAGGGTAGTTTTACAAACGACAACGTTTGGAGTTTTTGATGCATCCTTGTTGAGAAGACCAGAACCAGTCCTCTTGTGTGTGACTAGTCGACAAATGTGGAGATAAGTTATCAAAAAGATGGTCCTCAATAGTTATGAAGTGGGGACTCCATAGTTGTTTGACGACGACGTTTCGTGAGTAGCTGATTGAGCATTGTTCTTCCTCCTGTTTCTCCTCCCACCATTGTTCTTCCCCTTCTTGAAATCCTGCTGATGTTCCACCTGCAAAACCCATTTCATCATCAAGAACAAATCATCTTCAGGATGAGCATTAAGGTTTTATGAAAATATCAATTACCCCTAAAGAGAAGGTGTGAGCTCTGGGGTCAAACGCGAAAGGATCATTCATCCCCATCGAGTTGTGCTCAAACG of the Brassica rapa cultivar Chiifu-401-42 chromosome A03, CAAS_Brap_v3.01, whole genome shotgun sequence genome contains:
- the LOC103859558 gene encoding protein PATRONUS 1 — its product is MANMNTLQQMIFPDENAPIHRKKSVAAASVKTKGTVLGQRKKPVGARKALNDITNKSGAHPKASSKNKQLASAAKGEINIAGEMFLHDHSKCIKEQQSLWDDHFSADILLHHDSSSVKGKHPKYDTEMMDGKNNLTCEEPEEIPSPKLTDWLKSSTPWRSPIRHGSMVMPSTPLAWRFDSDEFTLKEDFDDFF